A single Nitrospinota bacterium DNA region contains:
- a CDS encoding amidohydrolase family protein gives MKFDLLIKNGKIIDGTGNPWFKGDIGIKNGKIIKVGRISPEKKMDRVIDARGLIVALGFIDMHAHDDLMFFRDIYNKPKLFQGVTTVVAGNCGMSPAPVNKKTLKILNSYLGINHGKNIDFDWVSYGEYLNKLESLGNLGTNFVGLVGHGTLRIAVMGMDDRNPTEKELKEMKKLVSQSINDGAFGVSSGLIYPPGVYSKTEELVELLRGVAKYGGIYSTHIRDEADHLFSALDEAIRIGVEAKVPIEISHHKAAGKFNWGKIDKTLKMIEEARKNGVDITVDAYPYLAGASFLGAILPPFAHEGGEEKLKERCKDPRERGRMREFIEEKTDWQNFIKQTGCENIVLTYSLNYPEFIGKNILEISKEWNKSIYDTIFEIIANDGTDAEMIIFMMNEKDLEKVISCPYTIIGTDGVDEGIGIPHPRTYGTFPRILGVYVRDRKLLNIEEAIRKMTSFPAQKIGLKDRGLIKEGFWADIVVFDADRIIDKATYKEPRNKPEGIEYVIVNRVISVEKGNLTGKRGGKVLKKNNYLTLGL, from the coding sequence ATGAAATTTGATTTGTTAATTAAAAATGGGAAAATTATTGATGGAACGGGAAATCCTTGGTTTAAAGGGGATATTGGAATAAAAAATGGCAAGATTATAAAAGTTGGAAGAATTAGTCCAGAAAAGAAGATGGATAGAGTAATAGATGCAAGAGGACTAATCGTAGCACTGGGATTTATCGATATGCACGCTCATGACGATTTAATGTTTTTTAGAGATATTTACAATAAACCAAAACTTTTTCAAGGTGTTACAACAGTAGTGGCAGGAAACTGCGGAATGAGTCCCGCACCGGTTAACAAGAAGACTTTAAAAATATTAAATTCCTATTTAGGTATTAATCATGGAAAAAACATTGATTTTGATTGGGTTTCTTATGGTGAATATTTAAATAAATTGGAAAGCCTGGGAAATTTAGGAACGAATTTCGTTGGATTAGTTGGTCATGGGACATTAAGAATTGCAGTGATGGGAATGGATGATAGAAACCCAACAGAGAAAGAATTAAAAGAAATGAAGAAGTTAGTATCCCAATCAATAAATGATGGTGCATTTGGAGTATCGTCAGGTTTGATTTACCCCCCTGGTGTTTATTCGAAAACTGAAGAATTAGTAGAACTTTTAAGAGGTGTAGCAAAATATGGAGGAATTTATTCAACACACATAAGAGATGAAGCAGATCATTTATTTAGTGCTCTTGATGAGGCTATAAGAATTGGGGTGGAAGCTAAAGTGCCAATCGAAATATCTCATCACAAAGCTGCCGGAAAATTTAATTGGGGAAAAATTGATAAAACCTTAAAGATGATCGAAGAAGCAAGGAAGAATGGTGTTGATATTACAGTAGATGCTTATCCTTATTTAGCAGGCGCATCATTTTTAGGGGCAATATTACCTCCTTTTGCCCATGAAGGTGGAGAGGAAAAACTAAAGGAAAGATGTAAAGATCCCAGAGAAAGAGGTAGAATGAGAGAGTTTATTGAAGAGAAAACAGACTGGCAAAATTTTATTAAACAGACAGGATGCGAGAATATTGTATTAACATATTCCCTTAATTATCCGGAATTTATAGGTAAAAATATTTTAGAAATTTCCAAAGAATGGAATAAAAGTATCTATGATACTATATTTGAAATAATTGCCAATGATGGTACTGATGCAGAGATGATTATTTTTATGATGAATGAAAAAGATTTGGAAAAAGTGATTAGCTGTCCATATACCATAATAGGAACTGATGGAGTTGACGAAGGAATTGGAATTCCTCATCCGAGAACATACGGTACTTTTCCTAGGATTCTGGGGGTTTATGTTAGAGACAGGAAGTTGCTTAATATTGAAGAAGCGATAAGAAAAATGACATCTTTTCCGGCACAAAAGATTGGGTTAAAAGATAGAGGGTTGATTAAAGAGGGTTTTTGGGCAGATATTGTGGTCTTTGATGCTGATAGAATTATTGATAAAGCAACTTATAAAGAACCAAGAAATAAGCCCGAAGGTATTGAGTATGTAATTGTTAATAGGGTTATTAGTGTAGAAAAAGGAAATTTGACAGGAAAGAGAGGAGGGAAAGTTCTTAAAAAGAATAATTACTTAACTTTGGGTTTATAA